In Limnohabitans sp. INBF002, one genomic interval encodes:
- a CDS encoding LysR family transcriptional regulator encodes MNDQKISELWHHLHWLSVLAQQGSYTAAAARLGVSKAAMSQRIAELERAARVPLVQRTTRSVRLTEAGQRLVDDTRASFEQIEHSFAQVRDLAGVPSGLLRVTAPVAFARQQLAPRLADFLREYPEVRIELDMADRLSSLATEGFDLAIRHTARPPDTHVAWTLCSTHSVLVASKTYLRRAGTPQTPADLQAHNCLHYLRAQDTPTWTLARVKTKAKDKDERITVPVTGQLAANNSEALREAALTGLGIALLPDFSAQAALQQGKLVQVLPDWQPVGAFAEQLYAIRPYSPHVPRAVTAFVDYLRKALAGGFAA; translated from the coding sequence ATGAATGACCAAAAAATCAGCGAACTTTGGCACCACCTGCATTGGCTCAGTGTGCTGGCCCAACAAGGCAGCTACACCGCTGCCGCTGCACGCCTCGGTGTGAGCAAGGCCGCCATGAGCCAGCGCATTGCCGAACTCGAACGCGCCGCGCGTGTGCCGCTGGTGCAGCGCACCACCCGCAGCGTGCGTTTGACGGAAGCCGGGCAGCGCTTGGTGGACGACACCCGTGCGTCGTTTGAGCAAATCGAACACAGCTTTGCCCAAGTGCGTGACTTGGCAGGTGTGCCCAGTGGCCTGTTGCGGGTCACCGCGCCCGTGGCCTTTGCACGTCAGCAGCTCGCCCCGCGTTTGGCTGACTTCTTGCGCGAGTACCCAGAGGTGCGCATAGAGCTAGACATGGCAGACCGACTCAGCAGCTTGGCGACAGAAGGTTTTGACTTGGCCATTCGTCACACCGCCCGTCCACCCGACACGCACGTGGCATGGACTTTGTGCAGCACGCACTCGGTGTTGGTGGCCAGCAAAACTTATTTGCGCCGAGCGGGTACGCCGCAAACCCCCGCTGATTTGCAAGCGCACAACTGCCTGCATTACCTGCGCGCACAAGACACGCCCACGTGGACGCTGGCGCGTGTGAAGACCAAAGCCAAAGACAAAGACGAACGCATCACGGTGCCTGTGACGGGGCAGCTGGCTGCCAACAACAGCGAGGCACTGCGTGAGGCCGCCTTAACGGGCTTGGGTATTGCGCTCTTGCCTGACTTCAGCGCGCAAGCGGCCTTGCAACAAGGCAAGCTCGTTCAGGTGCTGCCGGACTGGCAACCGGTCGGCGCGTTTGCCGAGCAGCTGTACGCCATTCGCCCGTATTCGCCCCATGTGCCACGTGCGGTCACGGCGTTTGTGGACTATTTGCGCAAGGCCTTGGCCGGAGGCTTCGCCGCTTAA
- a CDS encoding SDR family oxidoreductase, which produces MKPVLLITGASRGIGAATAVLAAQQGWAVAVNYASNAPAADSVVKQIQDAGGTAIAVQADVGDEAQILRMFAEVDAKLGRISGLVNNAGVVDVTAKVQDQSWARWERMMRINVLGSFACAREAVKRMSTAHGGSGGSIVNVSSAAARLGAPGQYVDYAAAKSAIDAFTIGLAKEVAAEGIRVNAVRPGLIDTDIHASGGLPNRVRDLAHLVPMQRGGTSEEVAQAIVWLLSDTASYTTMSLMEISGGR; this is translated from the coding sequence ATGAAACCTGTACTTTTGATCACTGGCGCCAGCCGAGGCATTGGCGCCGCCACTGCAGTTTTAGCTGCGCAGCAAGGCTGGGCCGTGGCCGTGAATTACGCCAGCAATGCACCGGCGGCCGACAGCGTGGTGAAGCAAATTCAAGACGCAGGCGGCACCGCCATCGCGGTGCAAGCCGATGTGGGCGACGAAGCGCAAATTTTGCGCATGTTTGCCGAAGTCGATGCCAAGCTGGGTCGCATCTCAGGCCTCGTCAACAACGCGGGCGTGGTGGATGTGACCGCCAAAGTGCAAGACCAAAGCTGGGCACGGTGGGAACGCATGATGCGCATCAACGTGTTGGGCTCGTTCGCCTGCGCACGCGAAGCCGTCAAGCGCATGAGCACGGCACACGGAGGCTCGGGCGGCAGCATCGTCAACGTGTCAAGCGCCGCTGCACGCTTGGGCGCGCCCGGCCAATACGTGGACTACGCTGCGGCCAAAAGCGCCATCGACGCCTTCACCATCGGCCTCGCCAAAGAAGTGGCGGCAGAAGGTATCCGCGTCAACGCGGTGCGCCCTGGCTTGATTGACACCGACATCCACGCCTCAGGTGGCTTGCCCAACCGCGTACGTGACTTGGCGCACTTGGTGCCCATGCAACGCGGCGGCACCTCTGAAGAAGTGGCGCAAGCCATTGTGTGGCTGCTCAGCGATACGGCCAGTTACACCACCATGAGCTTGATGGAAATTTCGGGCGGACGCTAA
- a CDS encoding dienelactone hydrolase family protein, translating into MTVNLTSADGFVFPAYVAQPKGTPKGAVVVVQEIFGVNAHIREVADGYAAQGYLAVAPATFHRAKHGVELGYTPEDMQAGMALKAAIESLPAPGVMADIQAAVDYAAKTSGGKVGIVGYCWGGLLAWRAAALVTGLSAAVPYYGGGSTTDEEIARHPHCPVLAHYAEEDHWIPLETVEKFKHAHPEVAVHLYPANHGFNCDHRGAYQEASAKLALVRTLAFFGKHLG; encoded by the coding sequence ATGACTGTCAATTTGACTTCTGCAGACGGCTTTGTTTTTCCGGCCTATGTGGCGCAACCCAAGGGTACGCCCAAAGGCGCGGTGGTGGTCGTACAAGAGATTTTTGGTGTCAACGCGCACATCCGTGAAGTGGCCGATGGCTATGCCGCGCAAGGTTATTTGGCCGTGGCACCCGCCACGTTCCACCGAGCCAAACATGGCGTGGAGCTGGGCTACACGCCCGAAGACATGCAAGCCGGCATGGCGCTGAAAGCAGCGATCGAGTCCTTGCCTGCGCCAGGCGTGATGGCCGACATTCAAGCTGCGGTGGACTACGCCGCTAAGACCAGCGGCGGCAAAGTCGGCATCGTGGGCTATTGCTGGGGCGGTTTGTTGGCGTGGCGTGCAGCGGCTTTGGTGACAGGCCTGAGCGCTGCCGTGCCTTATTACGGGGGGGGCTCAACGACGGACGAGGAAATCGCACGTCATCCCCATTGCCCCGTGCTGGCGCATTACGCAGAAGAAGACCACTGGATTCCGCTAGAGACGGTGGAAAAGTTCAAGCACGCGCACCCTGAGGTGGCGGTGCATTTGTATCCCGCCAATCACGGCTTCAATTGCGACCACCGCGGTGCTTACCAAGAAGCGTCAGCCAAGTTGGCGTTGGTACGAACCTTGGCTTTCTTTGGCAAACACCTGGGCTAA